Proteins encoded together in one Diceros bicornis minor isolate mBicDic1 chromosome 18, mDicBic1.mat.cur, whole genome shotgun sequence window:
- the KCNJ16 gene encoding inward rectifier potassium channel 16, protein MSYYGSSYRIVNVDPKYPGYPAEHIIAEKRRARRRLLHKDGSCNVYFKHIFGEWGSYVVDIFTTLVDTKWRHMFVIFSLSYILSWLIFGSIFWLIAFHHGDLLNDPDITPCVDNVHSFTAAFLFSLETQTTIGYGYRCVTEECSMAVLMVILQSILSSIINTFIIGAALAKMATARKRAQTIRFSYFALIGMRDGKLCLMWRIGDFRPNHVVEGTVRAQLLRYTEDSEGRMTMAFKDLKLVNDQIILVTPVTIVHEIDHESPLYALDRKAVAKDNFEILVTFIYTGDSTGTSHQSRSSYVPREILWGHRFNDVLEVKRKYYRVNCLQFEGSVEVYAPFCSAKQLDWKDQQLHNTEKAPPVRGSGSSDIKVRRRSFSAAAIVSSCENPEEITTSATDECKEAPYQKALLTLNRISVESQM, encoded by the coding sequence ATGAGCTACTACGGCAGCAGCTATCGGATTGTAAACGTGGACCCCAAATACCCAGGCTACCCCGCAGAGCACATTATAGCCGAGAAGAGAAGAGCAAGAAGACGTCTGCTCCACAAAGATGGCAGCTGTAATGTGTACTTCAAGCACATTTTTGGAGAATGGGGGAGCTATGTGGTGGACATTTTCACCACTCTTGTAGACACTAAGTGGCGCCATATGTTTGTGATATTTTCTTTATCATATATCCTCTCCTGGTTGATATTTGGCTCTATCTTTTGGTTAATAGCCTTCCATCATGGAGATCTGCTAAATGATCCCGATATCACACCTTGTGTTGACAACGTCCATTCTTTTACAGCGGCGTTCTTATTCTCCCTTGAGACCCAAACCACCATAGGTTATGGTTACCGCTGTGTCACTGAAGAATGCTCCATGGCAGTGCTCATGGTGATACTTCAGTCCATTTTAAGCAGCATCATAAATACCTTCATCATTGGAGCCGCCTTGGCCAAAATGGCAACTGCTCGAAAGAGAGCCCAAACCATTCGGTTCAGCTATTTTGCGCTCATAGGCATGAGAGATGGGAAGCTTTGCCTCATGTGGCGCATTGGTGATTTCCGACCAAACCATGTGGTAGAAGGCACAGTTAGAGCCCAGCTTCTCCGCTACACAGAAGACAGTGAAGGGCGGATGACAATGGCATTTAAAGACCTCAAGTTAGTCAATGACCAGATCATCCTCGTCACGCCAGTAACTATCGTTCATGAAATTGACCACGAGAGCCCTCTGTATGCCCTTGACCGAAAAGCAGTGGCCAAAGATAACTTTGAGATTTTGGTGACGTTTATCTACACTGGTGATTCCACTGGGACATCCCATCAATCCAGAAGTTCCTATGTTCCCCGAGAAATTCTCTGGGGCCATAGGTTTAATGATGTCTTGGAAGTTAAGAGAAAGTATTACAGAGTGAACTGTTTGCAATTTGAGGGAAGTGTTGAAGTCTATGCTCCCTTTTGCAGTGCCAAACAATTGGACTGGAAAGACCAGCAGCTCCACAACACGGAGAAAGCCCCACCAGTCCGAGGATCCGGCTCATCAGACATCAAGGTTAGAAGAAGGTCATTTAGTGCAGCTGCCATTGTCAGCAGCTGTGAAAACCCGGAGGAGATCACCACCTCTGCCACGGATGAGTGTAAGGAAGCACCTTATCAGAAAGCTCTCCTGACTTTAAATAGAATCTCTGTAGAATCCCAAATGTAG